ggaagaggggaatgGGCAGATGAAAGGAGAGTAttaagagagagataaaaaaaggagaaattcaATTGCAAACAAATATGCAGAATCTCCTCTCACGTCAGATAGTATTATTACAtgtgcacgatatcagaaaaaaatgtgatactcgataacagcatgcaatacctcgataacgatatttaaacaatatttagaaataaaGTTGAGAGTTTTTCTTGTCagtaatttgtcggtctgtgtggggggcgtggctttggtcatggtgggcttcttgCACATTTCTTGATATTCAggaagtgattggactgcacagaaatgttttacttattcgtgataattaattcattttcgcgatacgcatattgccactcttgatattgcaatatcgatacattttcgatatattgtccAGCCCTATTATGTTACAGGTATGTCAATGGGCAGCCTGGACTCAGAGGCTACAATCCAGTagcctagtgatgcaacacctcaggccaagagcaatgtaaataacgtttctgatctcccgaaaaatcggggactccacccactttgtcggacaccattcaaccagtagcaaacctagggaaggTGGGTCacccatgccatttgggaaacgttaactaACAAATGCTCTTGGTCagcccaagtctcgaagagattttcaagtcgatgataatcaggctaacaatcCAGTaacattccaaatgacctggactCACCTGTCCAAGTACATTACCACCTAACTGAATCTGACAAGCAATCTGGGAACAAGCAAGGGAGATGGTGACATTTTGGCTAAATTgttccctgaccaaaaccatgcctaaaaaATGATCCTGTCACAGGCATTGTGAGTCATGAGTTAACATGTAAAAGGCATGATGCACACATGTGATGGACGGTTCCAGTCTTAACGCTCTGGTATCATATCATGTTGCTCCATCGGGTGTTTGTCTAACTTCACAATTCAACTGTATTCTATTTACCTCAACTCAACTTAACTCAATTTAAATCAGTTCAATTCAACTTAACCCAATTCAATTCAACTCAGTCCTAGTGACCCCTGGTGACCCCTGGTTGCTATGGAGTTGCTATGGAGTTGCTAGGGAGCTGCTTACTCGGCGGTGGTGCGGTCGAACATCAGATTGGCCATGTCCATGTAGTACTGGGCATCCGTCCTCAACGCAGTGTAGTACTCAttagcctgcaacacacacacacacacacacacacacacacacacacacacacacacacacacacacacacacacacacacacacacacacacaccaagtgttaGTACTGGGCATCCGTCCTCAACGCTGTGTAGTACTCAttagcctgcaacacacacacacacacacacacacacacacacacacacacacacacacacacacacacacacacacacacaccaagtgttaGTACTGGGCATCCGTCCTCAACGCTGTGTAGTACTCATtagcctgtaacacacacacacacacacacacacacacacacacacacacacacacacacacacacacacacacacacacacacaaacacacacacacaccaggttagTACTGCGCATCCGTCCTCAACGCTGTGTAGTACTCAttagcctgcaacacacacacacacacacacacacacacacacacacacacacacacacacacacacacacacacacacaagaggtgtTTTATCTACACCAAAATGGATGGTAGAGTTTTTTCCAAAGTTACAAAAAGTCATGAGAagctatgtgtgtctctctctctctctctctgtgtgtgtgtgtgtgtgtgtgtgtgtgtgtgtgtgtatgtgtgtgtgtatgtttgtgtgtgtgtgtgcgtgtgtgtttgtgtgtgtgtgtgtgtgtgtgtgtgtgtgtgtgtgtgtgtgtgtatgtttgtgtgtgtgtgtgcgtgtgtgtctgtgtgtgtgtgtgtgtgtgtgtgtgtgtgtgtgtgtgtgtgtgtatgtttgtgtgtgtctgtgtgtgtgtgtgtgtgtgtgtgtgtgtgtgtgtgtgtgtgtgtgtgtgtgtgtgtattatacctTTCCACAGGTCTACGGTTTGGAACATGTCCGCTTTATTAACCCTGTACCTCTCGGTATAcaaatgtgcgtttgtgtgtgtgtgtgtgtgtgtgtgtgtgtgtgtgtgtgtgtgtgtacctgttcctTCACGGTGAATCcccattggttgtgtgtgtggtgcgggtcCCAGTAGCCTCCAACTTGGCGTCTCAGCCGCATGAAGTGTTTCGCTTCTTTCTCCTTCGCAAACGGGGCACtcaacaccactacacacacacacacacacacacacacacacacacacacacacacacacacacacacacacacacacacaccatgatacagtatacacacacatcatgatacagcacacacacacaccatgatacagcacacacacacaccatgatacagcaaacacacacaccatgatacaGCAAACACACcatcatgcagtacacacacacacacacacacaccatgatacaCCCTGCATgaggcaaacacacaccacacacacacaccatgatacaCACAAGGcacatccacaccacacacacaccatgatacaccccacacacacacacacacacacacacacacacaccatgatacagcacacacacacacacacacacacacacacacacacacacacacacacacacacacacacacacacacacacacaccatgatacagtatacacacacacacacacacacacacacacacacacacacacacacacacacacacacaccatgatacgcagacacacacacacacacacaccatgatacagtatacacacacacacacacacacacacacacacacacacacacacacaccatgatacaGTAAGCATACTGTTACAGTAAAATATTGTTGAGAAAAATACTGTGAGTGAGTGAAGCCTTTCACTTATTTTTACCCTTTTCCATGAAGtttacatgcacatacagtatacacacacacacgcacacaggcacacacacacacacacacacacacgggcgcagacaggcacacacgcacgcaggcatacacacacacacacacacgggcgcagacaggcacacacacacgcaggcatacacacacacacacacacacacacacatgtgcacacacagactcagacagggacacacacgcacgcacacgcaggcatacacacacatgtgtgcacacgagcacacacgcaaacgcacacgcatacgcacacacacacacacacacacacacacacacacacacacacatgtgcacacacacacagactcagacaggcacacatgcacacgcacacgtgtgcacgagggaacgcgcacgcacacacacacctctactcaCCTCCCACCAGAGCTAACAGCAGTAGTAGCCTCTGCATCTCAGCTGCctaaaggagaagaggagcagtcacacacagacacacacacacacacacgagcacacacacacacacacacacacacacacacacacacacacacacacacacactcacacacacgagcacacactcacatacacacacacacacacacacacacacacacagtcacacacacacgtacacgagcacacacacacacacacgcgcacaccagtgttgggagtaacgcgttacaaaagtaactaattactgtaatgcattacctttttgagtaacgcagtaatgtaacggattacagggggggaaatcggtaatatgtcctcgttacaatgcaagtaacttgcacattacaacaaattttttcacctaaattttgtgtgagcattttgttttctttatacaatgttcgcagATCACCGCGAAAtgagctattgcatctgatacgtccgcgcagagattttaaagttccacgcagaacattgcttcctctttcacgcttcgtctctcgaaatggcaggctgacaaaggatgaccgatccagaagatccagcttgctcgttttcaagatgggtatatgcccactactttgacttcattgaaaataaggacgcctgGAACATTTCAGTGAAATGCACTCTgtgcttgaaacccaaaccgctttccacgtcgaaaaacagtacaaacaatttgacgaaaCATTGGAAGAGGTGTCATAGCAcgaccaaattagtcaggaaaggaggggatgcatgccattcgcacgagacagggacacgcaggggcgtatccgacgggggggTGAGTACGTTGCATctccctcacttttgttcaactaaacatcactaaaattgaaaataaatccattttaaataaaatattaggcctatactttcgcctgtcaaagtagggacattgaaaatgcttgctgtcgttgcatcactctgtagcctatcactgtaaattccagcgcaatagttgcatgaatagaactatCTGTTTGCGCAAGTCGCAGAAaatgctggccgcggtgctgactgagccCGCGTAAagaatagttctagagttgtgagtgagtgataaactgatctccgcacaaagtcacatgattcaggcgagccacgagcttgcaaactgactggctggtattcTCGCAATAATTTTTTCGCCTAGAATcttgttcattgataagacatgtggggggttgggggggtcggacattaaataaaaaaaaaacattggaagtaaaagaaaaaatccGACCGGCTCATGACctaacctgacaaccaaccggaaccaaacttttatttttcttaggccttattgtacaaagcggattccaaaaaagttgggacattttgtattttgtgaataaaatcaaaatgctgacattttcaaaacattcaatatgttaacaaggtagaacagtatgtacagacaacaaatcagttgttaaagtgaagcagaattattgttttgaggtaattatgtgatcatttaaaatttcacccttgcaacaaattccaaaaaacttgggacagggccaataaaatgcttgttatgttagataagactaaacacaacacaagggatgagactgaacagttaaatactttgactgatggcatcattttattcaaaaattagatattttgatgtgcgagacatgatttcagcagctcaactgataggtgtgttcttcaacttgtttacctttttgttatgcttaatatgggcatatcctgactgcaggaaaacaattttgtgacctgtttactctaatgatggaccacactgttggaacatagtagagattgaaatttgccacctttatggggcaatatctaaaggctgtttgctgtttaaagtctatatgtatcattcaacattcattttaatgctctacatgagtaagaagaccctaaccaagtcacctctgcacccccttaccatcatatatgctgtctttcagactgaccactaaatcaagctgaagtattcattttctatataacctggagggtgcatgacttcataattttcaaaaaggattaaatattttccatcctgtaatcagaggacagttgcacatgtctcctaggttcacagaatgagcttttccgcttgcaacactgtttaatgtctgcatcatgtgcattaaccAAGTGTTGTGTATATGGTAATTTTaccgagagctgtcattgttggagtgtcatagtttgcttattgacgacgagtatgtcatgatctcataactcatgcaatgattacacagaactcaatattacggaaataggccttatatgcctgcaattttgataattcaatctttctgtgtaatagataagtaattagtccctcaaaatcttcgctgctgagtgccacagcctttctgtgatggtattttagttgtgcattaatgttggcagtcaatatagttccttttaaaatattcttcctagtgttatttttagaattatccaactattacagcatgttttggctctgtcccaacttttttgagatttgttgcatgggtcaaattttaaatgatcacataatagagttcttcagtaacgcggaagcatgtagtagattgtagtctttcatgttagcatttaaggacttcctggttcgtatcggcttccggcctccattgggaatgaataggggtaaatttcaaataagctccgagtgcaagcacgcgcttagcgaacccccgcaaactgtcgagggtgttaaaaataggctgtaggtatgacatggttgatcattttgtgtcaaacttcgacataaatacgatgttgcgtccatatgctaaacccggaagcttttggcgactacagaagcggcgcctgtatctaacggcatgtacgtgcggaaggttgtacccatggcaaccaaaggaaagtatgtagttcggaagttttaatgatcagaaaggggttagcaatattgaattataatcgtcatgatttaacatgtgaatacaccaacatgatgatacgatccgttccactaatgagaaagggatgcggggacacgctaatgttcgttgttgccgtgcaacttatatttttgccaaacctgaatctctatggcgttttgcaatgtaaaaaatcgccatcgaaccggaagtccaaacgccgcatacaagttgacgtcaacgctgaagagctctattaacaaacaaaacaataattcAGCTCGAccttaacaactgatatgttgtctgtacataatgctctacattattaacatattagatgttttgaaaatgccagcattttgattttattcacaaaatacaaagtgtcccaacttttttggaatccgcttttgtATGTGGGTatgacgcaattcctgaaaatgttggttttcagtctgcaggctttttggctaaagtaactaaaagtaatgcaaaagtagtgtaatgccttactttaaaaaaaaagtaatgttgtaatgtaaggcattacttttaaatgacagtaacatgtaataagtagtgcattacagtttttgagtaactttcccaacagtggcgcacacacacacatgagcaccatCTTAATCCTATTGGCCCAATTGTGTTGCCCATGGAGTAGTACTTCTCTGCATACAGTGCATCATTATTGGCAACACATTTCATTACTATTTACTATCACATCTTTAGACTGACTCACTACCACTGTGTGAtcgggagtttgtgtgtgtgtgtgtgtgtgtgtgtgtgtgtgtgtgtgtgtgtgtgtgtgtgtgtgtgtgtgtgtgtgtgtgtgtgtgtgtgtgtgtgtgtgtgtgtgtgtgtgtgatcgggaGTTGTACAGACATGTGCCTCCGAGCCTAACTCCAAATAGCATCGCTATCTCTATGGCAACAGCTGCACAGCATCTGGCTGATTCTAGAATGCCATAAAAGACAGCTGTGTAATGCTGCCATGACGACGAGGGACCATTGACAGGGTCGGAGATCATGGCAGCTCTCCAATCAGAACTAGCGATGGTTGAGTTTGATTGGTTGGTGCCTCCAGTTAGCAGAAGT
This window of the Engraulis encrasicolus isolate BLACKSEA-1 chromosome 7, IST_EnEncr_1.0, whole genome shotgun sequence genome carries:
- the LOC134451904 gene encoding uncharacterized protein C3orf85-like yields the protein MRLRRQVGGYWDPHHTHNQWGFTVKEQANEYYTALRTDAQYYMDMANLMFDRTTADENSRMYMEMLRNARAHLDSFTGGQ